The stretch of DNA GATGAGATCGACTGGTGTCTTAATTAACTCTGAATTTTGCTGTTACGCTCAGGTGGTCAGAGTAGCCTTTGCCCTTGTGTTTTGGCACCTTTGCACGAGATACTTCCCATCTGTTTATGCTCTTTTTTTTAAAGAGATACTCTTTGTCAAAATTTGAGATGGTGCCATGAATATATGAGATACCTTTCTGGTCTAAAAGGGGCTGAGAGATAAGTATATTGTCTAAAACCTCTTTTTTGCCTCTGTAGATGTATGTGTATCTGCTCTCTTTGTCTGCATCGTACCAGAGGTTATAGAAGCTATCTTTTGCATACTCTGCCTTTGAAGCTCTATCTCTTTGATTAATGGTTCCTAGTATGTGGTTTATCCCTGTTATGCCATCAGTGTCGTTATGTTTTCTTTTTCTTTTAAACTTTATATACTCTTCGTAGTCTGAGTTAAAATCTCCAAGCAAGATGATATTTTTCTCAAACCCTATCTCAGAGACTCTTTTTTTAAGCGCTTTTGCAGAGATTATTCGTCTGCTCTCGGCTCCCGATTTTGATTTCCAGTGATTTACAAAAACATATAACTCTTTGCCGTTAACTACAAATTTATTCTCAAGGATGTTCCTATACTCTAACGTCTGCGTCACGCTTACCTCTTTGGAGTAGACAAATGGAATTTTGCTAAGAAGCGCTACTTTAATAGTGGTATCTTTTTTATCTGCAATGCTGTAGTATTGGTAATATAGCCCATGCTGTTTTAGCGTAAATCTCAGGTCAAGCAGTGCCTGAAGCGATTCAACCTCTTGAAGAGCTATGATGTCCGCATCAATCTCTTTTATCACCTGTGCGATATTTTTGAGCTTTATCTTGTAGTTTTTTTGGTTCCAAAGCGAAGAGCCGTTTGGAATATACTCACTGTACTCATGTCCGCTTTTTTGCAGGTCAAAGAGATTCTCTACATTATAGGTTGCTATTTTCAAAATTTTCTCTCCAAAAAGTGTTGCGCAGAACAAGAGAGCCAAAAACAGGTGTCTCAAACTATATGATCCCGTTTAGACGAAGCAGACTATCAGGGTTTGGCTCTCTTCCCATCAGCTCTTTAAAGAGTGTGCTCATGCTTTTTGCCCCGCCGCCCTCTAATATTATATGTAAATATTTTTTAGCGATCTCAGAGTCAAATATTCCCTCTTCTACAACGCCGAAAAATGCGTCGGCACTTAGAACTTCCGCCCATTTGTAACTGTAGTATCCTGCCGCATATCCGCCCGCAAAAATATGGGCAAAGCCGTTTTGAAACTTGTTGTACGATGGCGGTTTTATAAGTGCCGTATCTTCTCTGATGGAGTCTAGGAGATTTTGAACATCTTCGCCTTGATAGAGTTTTGTGTGGAGTTTAAAGTCAAAAAGAGAGAATTCAAGCTGTCTTAACATCCCAAGAGCAGAGAGGAAGTTTTTGCTCTCTACGAGCTTGTCTATCATCTCATCGGGAATGATCTCTTCTGTTTTATAGTGGCGTGCAAAGAGTTTTAACACACTTGGCTCGTAGGCAAAGTTCTCCAAAAATTGCGATGGAAACTCTACTGCATCCCACTCTACGCCGTTTACGCCGCTTACTTCATTCTCGCTTACATTGCTTAGCATATGATGCAGAGCGTGCCCCATCTCATGAAAAAGGGTCACGACATCATCATGTCTTAGAAGTGAGGGATTTTTGCTTGAAGATGGCGGAAAATTACATACTATTACGGCTGAGGCGAGTTGTTCTTTGCCCTTTTCATCTTGGCAATGTGTCTGGAAGTTGTTCATCCATGCACCTCCTTGCTTGCCCTTTCTGGCTTCAAGATCAAGGTAGAGCCTCGCTTTTAATCTGCCATCCAGATAGAGATCATAAGAGAGAGCTTTTTTATGCCACAGCTCCTCGTCTACCTTTTTAAAGCTTATTCCAAAAAGTCTGTTTAAAAATTCAAACATCCCGTCTAAAACGCTTTTTTGCTCAAAATAGGGACGATACTCCTCCTCATCGATCTCATACTTCTCTTTTTTTAGTATCTCGCTGTAGTAGGCACTGTCAAAGCTTTTCAGCGGTTTTTTTGCTATCTTTTGAAGCTCCTCTAGCTCTTTTTTTGCCTGTGCTCTAGAGTTTAGTATCAGTTTTTCTAAAAAATCGACAACACTCTTCTCATCTTTTGCCATCTTGCTTGCAAGTGAGTATGAAGCGTAGTTTTTAAAGCCTAAAAGGGAGCTCATCTCATCTTTTAAAGATAAGAGCTCATCTATGATCTTGGCATTTTGCGGCGCTCTTGTAACATAGGCACGGTAAAGCTCCTCTCTTATCTTCTCGTTCTTGCCGTAGGTCATATAGGCGATATATGAAGGCATCTGAAGCGTAAACCTATATTTTGTAACACCCTTTTCTTTAAATTTTGCGCTCTCTTTATCACTCTGTGGCAAGCCCTCTACATCTTTGGCATCGTTTATAATATACTCATACTCATTTGTAGCATCAAGAAGGTTCTGAGAGAAGCTGTTTGATAGTTCACTCTTCTTTATGTTTATCTCTCCGAGCCTTGCTTTGCTCTTCTCATCAAGATGCGCACCGCTTAGTTCAAAGTTTAGTATATTGAGCTCCAAAACTCTTTTTTGTTCCTGATTTAGACTCTTGTGCTCTTTTTTTTCTATCTCTTTGTAAGCTTTGTAGATATCCAGGTTTTGTGAGAGCTTTGTAGAGTACTCTGTTATGATAGGCAGAGAGGCTGCGTATATCTTTTGCGTCTGCTTCGTGTTTTTAACGGAGTTTAGATGCGAGAGCGGAGTGAAAAACTGCTCTAGGCTCTCCTCCATCATCTCAAGCGGTTTTACAAAGTTTGCAAAACTCTTCTCTTGTATCTTTAAGAGTTTCTCTATTTTTTTATTATTGCTCTCTATTTTCTCGTTTAGCTCTTTGATAAAGCTCTTCAAATCTACTTTGAACTCTGGAAATTTACTCATATTTAATCATCCTCTTCATCTCTTTTTTGTTTTGTGGCACCAAATCTCTCTATCAAAATATCATCATACTCGTTTGCTTTTTTAAATAGTCTCTCCATGGCAGTTTTTCCCTCTTTTAGCGTTAATGAGGAGTCGATTATAAGGTATGATAGATATATAAAATTCTCATTTATAGAAAAACGCAGGTAGGAGAGGTTGTTGTTCTCGTTCAATAAAAAATCATAAATTTCAGATATGTTTTTTTGAGGTATTACGCAAAGTTTGGAGTCGCCTATGATGATCCCGTTGTCGTAGTAGTTTATCTCGATACGTGCAGTGCCGTGATCGACCCTCCATGAGGCTTGAGATCTTCTGGCAAGCGTTACGTTTACATCCAAAGACTCCAATATCTCTTCAAGCAGTTTTGTGCTGCCGATGGGGTTGTACCCCTTTCTTCGCAGTTTGGCTATCTCTAGCTTGCTTCCGCACTCAGGGCAGTAGTCGTTTTTTATCTTCTCTTCTTTTATGAGGTTCTTGCAAAATGGACATTTTATAATGTTTTGAGCGTTTATGTTTTTGTACTCTTTTAGCGCTTCATCAACGTAAAAGTAGGGAAGGGCAAAGCCCAGATTGTTGGAGTTTTGTATAATGAATGTATTTACTCCGATAACCTCTCCGTCCGTGTTTAAGAGCGGTCCACCGCTGTTTCCGGGGTTTATAGCGGCATCTATCTGAACATACTCAAGTTCCCCGTATATTCTTGAAGCTTTTGAGACTATTCCTTCGGTAGCGCTGTAGTGAAGTCCGTAAGGGTGACCGATAGCTACTACGGTATCTCCATTTTGTACTCTTTTTGTTGAGAGGATAAGTGGATTTTTCGGCCTTTCAAAATCATAACTTATGAAAGCGAGATCAAAGTATGCATCATCATAAACAACTTGAGCTATGCTTCTTTTTATCTTTTTTGCACTTATTACAACCTCTTTTAGACCTGCAACAACGTGGGAGTTGGTTACGATAATATTATCTACAATAAAGCCTGTGCCGCTTCCGTATGGGGTCATGATCTGTATAATATTTTCGGCGTAGGTCTCTAATATAGCTTGAGTGTTCATGGTTATATCTCTTCAAAGTCAAGATTTTTAAGTTGCAGATAAAAGCTGTTGCTAAACTCGTTTAGGGATGTAAAGTTGAGCTTATCACCAAAGGGTTTCAGCATCTTGTAACGGCTCTGATAAGGAGAGATAATATCTTCTATCTTAGAGATAATAGCCTTTTTTGAAAAGGTGGCATTTTGCTCATCATAAAGAGTCGTGTAGCCTAAAGCGCTGAAAAACTCAGGATTTTGAATCTCTACAAGTGTGTGCAAGAGAGCTTTTGTAACGGGATGAAGCCCGTAGTTATAGAGCAGATAGAGGGCTACATATTTGTACATCGTAGGAATGACCTGATTGTATCTGTTGTTTTTATACCATCTTATCTTTGCAAGAGAGTCGTTTATAAAAATCTCTATCTCTTCATGAGTAGATCTGTCACTTGGGTTGAAGGTGTATTTGGCATCATAAAAGTTGGTCTTGAACTCTTCAAAATCCATCTCGCCTAGCTCATTGATATACTCTCTTATCTCCTCGTTCTTCGACTCGACGGTTAGGTTCTCATCGCTAAAGTACTCAATGATCTTTTTGCTTGATTTCTGAAAAATTCCATACTTTGGCACGATGAGATAATCTATTTTAAAAATAAGATACAGAAGAATAAATGACTGCATGGCAGCATTATCGTTTGAAGGCAGTGTGGCGATTTTGGCGTTTACTTCATCGATCCATCTCTGTATAAAGTCGTACTTTAACTTTAGCTCCTCCTCGTCCATGCTCTTTAAATGCGCTATATCTTCAAGAGCGATCTCCGGAAATTCGCTTCTTGTGTACTCTTTGTCGAAGTCGGCGTTTAGAGCTATTTCTCTAAGTGGAAAAAAGATTTTTTGAGGCGTCATGGTGATGTTGTCAAGAAAAAGTTTTAGTTTTATATGCTCATCATCGCTGAAGTAGTAAGCGTATGTAAGCTGGTAGTTTCTCTCCAAGATTAGTCGTTTAAGAGCAACGTTTGCGGACGCTTTTTTTACTAGTATCGCTTCTGCATAGAGGTTCTCTCTAGTGATCACTCCAGTTACTCTTGCCGTTCCTTGAAATAGTTCAAAGAGGAGCTTATCATCCTCTTTGGTGATTATAATGTTCTCATTTGATTTTGAGTCTGAAAAGTTTTCAAGAGATCTGAAAAAGAACTCATAGGCATTGAGAATCTCTTTTGCCTCAAACGCTTCGTTTGATCTGTTGAATAGATCCTCTTCATCCTTGGAGAGGTTCGCATTTATGCCTCTTCCAAATGAGTGCTTACGCTCGATCTTAGGTTCGAAAAAGTTTAGCCAATCCATTGAGCCTCTTTTAGATGTTTATGACTCTAATTATAGTAAAAGCTTCTTTATAGCAGATTATAGTTTTCTATATTCTTTTAAAGATAGTTGCCTATAATTTGTTTTTATTTTATACAGGAGTATAGCATGTCCTATTTGGTTCCTAGCGAGTTTGCAGTAAAAATGGTCGATGCAGGCGAGTCAAAAGTCTATATGTCAACAAAAGATACGGTTATTAGAGCTTTTATGGCGGGAGCTATCTTGGCTCTTGCAGCCGCTTTTGCCATTACTGTCAGTATGCAGACAGGTTCGCCGCTGCTAGGGGCGATCCTGTTTCCTGTTGGTTTCATTATGCTTTATCTTATGGGGTTTGACCTGCTAACCGGTGTTTTTGTTTTGGTTCCTCTTGCTCTTATCGACAAACGTCCCGGTGTGACTATAAAGCAGGTTCTTAGAAACTGGGGTCTTGTATTTGTGGGCAACTTTGCAGGAGCTCTTGTGGTTGCGTTTATGATGTCGTTTATACTTACCTACGGTTATCAGATAGATCCAGGTGAAGTGGGCAGAAAGATCGGCTCGATCGGAGAAGATAGAACGATTGGCTATCAGGAGCACGGTGTCTGGGGATGGTTGACGGTTTTAATGCGCGGAATGCTCTGTAACTGGATGGTCTCAATGGGCGTTGTCGGTGCGATGATATCGACGACCGTAAGCGGAAAAGCGATAGCCATGTGGATGCCGATTATGCTCTTTTTCTATATGGGCTTTGAACACTCAATAGTCAATATGTTTCTGTTTCCCTTCTCTATGATAATGGGCGGTGATTTTACGATAACTGAGTATCTTTTATGGAATGAGCTTCCCGTGGTTCTTGGCAACCTTGTAGGCGGGCTTGCGTTTACCGGACTTACCCTTTATGCAACGCATATTAAGACCGGCGCAAAGAGAAAACTGTAGTTTCATAACTCATGAAACATTTTTATAAATATATCTACTCTTTTCATATCCAAATCCGCTATAGTATGCTTAAGCTATTAATATCAAAAAAACAAATTATTATTATACTTTTAAGTTATTTTTGCTAATATTCCTCAAATATTATAAGGAAATAGTATGAGAAAGATAAGTTCAATAGCTTTAAGTTTACTTTTAGGGAGTTCACTTTTGGCAAGCGATGCTGCTATGCAAGAGCAGATCGATATGTTAAAAAAAGAGATAGAGAGTCTCAAAAAAGGGCAAGAGAAGAGTGATGCGCTAGTTGCAAACGTACAAAAAAGTTCTGCTATGGATAAGGTAAAGTTTGGCATTGATTTTAGAAATGCTTATGAGATGCTTGATTATCAAGACAATCTCAACAACACAAGCGCGCAAAATAATTCACTCTTAACAAGCAGATTTTTACTAAGCATGTCGGCTTCTCCGATGAAGGGTTTGGCGTTTAAAGGTAAATTGGCGGTTTACTCTACGTGGGGCTCGCATCTTTATGTTGATGATGTGCCTTTAAAAGATTGGTCAGCAAACTCAAAGGCTGATGATACGGTTATGAGAATTAAAGAGGCATATTTTGTCTATAAAAACAAGATGGGTTCGCAGCCATACGTATTTAGCATCGGTAGAAGACCATCAAGTACTGGCTTTTTGGCAAATATGAGAGAAAATGAGGAGATTGAAGGCTCTCCTTTGGCGCACATTACAAACATGGAAGTAAACGGTGCGATGTTAAAACTTGACTGGAGCCGTTTTATAGATGGTGCATATACGAAATTTGTTTATGGACGTGCACATACGGGTGATATTACAAATGTTTATGGAACAGACAGTTCGTCTAATTTTGCGTGGGGACCATATGCTAGCACTGAGAGTGAAGATCAAGATGTCGACTTTTTTGTACTTTTAGGCGATGCATATAATGATAAAAAGCATCAGATAATGTATGAGTGGGCGCATATATTTAACACAAAAGGGAAAAATCTTGCAACAAACGCCAATGCAGTTGATGCCGGAGTTGCGGATCTCTTTGCGCTCTCTTACAAAATCAATGGTCTCTCAGAAGATAAATCCTCTTTTTTAGGTAAAAGTATTGCTTTTGCTTCTATAGCTTCAACAAGATACAACGCAAAAAGCGGCTATACGCTTAATGGTTCATCAAATGGCGGTACGGCAAACGGTCACTCTTTTTGGGCAGGTGTCAATATTCCGGATATGATTACAGAAAAGGGAAAAATCGGTTTTGAGTATAACTACGGCTCAAAACACTGGACTCCTATGACATGGGCGGAAGACACTGCTATTGGCTCAAAAATAGCTGTGAGAGGAGAGGCGTATGAGGCATACTGGAACTTTGATCTCTTTGGCGTCAAATACTTACCGTCTCAAATCAGATACACCTACGCACAACATGACTATACGCCAAATGTGAACTGTTCGGGATGGCTTCCTGTTGAAGAAGCTGATCTAGTTGCTCAAAACTTAAGATTTTTCGTAAGTTACAGATACTAAATTTTTCGTATTTTAAAAGTAATGCTATAAGGTTTGTAGCGTTACTTCACTCGCCTTCACAATCCATTGAAATTCATCTCCAACCTTGCATTTTAGTCCATGAAGTGCGCCTTTGGTGATGAGCGCATTGATGTCATGCCCTAAAAAATCAAGTCTGATATTTGCAAGAACTTTTCCGTTTTCTATATGGGTGATTTTTGAGACAAATGAATTTCTCTCACTCACAATAGAGTCCGTAGTTGCAAGAGTAACCTCTGTCTCTTTAAAGATGAGATGCACATCCATCCCGACCTCCAGCCGATTTTCGTCTGAGTTTTCAAGAAGCAAAGAGTTGAAAATATGCCCCTCGACTTCCATAAAAACAAGCATCAGACTGTCACTCTCTTTAATAGAGACAATATCTCCCTTTAAGATATTCATCTGTTGTCTGTTTTGGATGCAGCACGCATCTGCACTTTTATATCAAGCGGTTTTGCATGGTATGGCGAAGATGTTACTGTGAGATCAACTCCCATTTTTGCAAACTCTGTAATATTTTTAAACTCATCTTTAAGAGCAACACACTCTCTTAGAGTCTCAAAATCCATCTTTACTACCAATTTTCTAACCCAAAAGTTGTCAAGTCAAAATAGCCGCCGTCTTCAAATAACAGATCCATATACTAAGCCTTTTTTTTACTAAAAAGTTTATATGCGGAGATTAAAAGGATAACTCCAAGCAAAGCTTCTAAATAAAGGGCATCTACTATCCCGTACGCTAAAGCTCCTATAAAAGCACCGATTATAGAACCGATTGCCATATAGATGATAATCTCTTTAAACCCAAAAACTTCTTGCAGTCTCTTTGTTTTATTGTATTTATAAATACCCACAAGTAAAGTAGGAAACGATATAAGCAGACTTAATGTTCCTGCTGTTTTTATATCCACCGAATATAAAAGTACAATAGTAGGGATAAGAAGCTCTCCGCCGGCGACTCCTAAAAGAGAACTTATCATCCCTATACCCACGCCAAGTAAAAACCCTAAAACAATCTGAATCGGTAACGGAAGTAAAACTTCACTTTTAAAATCAAAGAACAGATGGCTAAAAAGAACAAAACTCAAAAATACAAGTAAGATAAATATATAGCCGTTTAGCTTTTGTTTATCAATGCTTGAAGCTTTATTTGCCCCGATGTAAGCACCGATGAGAGTTCCTGCTAAAAGATTGGCAACTATATAAAAATTTGAATATATACTCTCATCTATCCCTCTAAAAATCAAGGCGAAAAATACTGTTACCAAAGAGATAATAATATTGAGCATTACCGCATGGAGGGTGTCTATTTTTAAAACACCGACTAAAAATGGAAGGCGAAACTCTGCACCTCCCAAACCGATAAGTCCTCCTAAGGAGCCTATAGAAGCTCCGCCTATAAATGATTTGAGTTTCACTACAAACCTCTGATCATAGGGCTAAATGCTTTAGTGCTTAAACTTACACTTTGACCTATTTTTAAACTATGAGCTTCATCATCACTTATTACCACTTCAACTAACTGTTGACCGACTGAGACGATGGCTATGTTTATCACATCTACTTTTACTATATCGAGTAACTCACCCTCAAAAGAGAATTTTTGACTGCCGCTAGTTTTAAGTAAAATATCTTTTGGCGAGCCGTCGCTTACAATCTCTCCAAAATTTAACATAATCACTCTTTGTGCTAGTCTATATATCTCACTTGGATCATGGCTTACCATAATTGTTGTCGTACCAAACTCTTTATGGAGTGTTAATATCTCTTGTTGAAGTTTTGTTCTCATCTCAGGATCAAGTGCCGATAAAGGCTCATCCATAAGTAAAAGTTTTGGTTTGTTCATCATAGCACGACAAAGACTCACACGCTGTTTTTGCCCACCGCTTAGAGTGTTTGGCAGTCTTGTCTTTAGTTCAGCCAACTCTGTCATCTCTAGTAGACTCTCTGCTAATCGCTTATCTTTGTGTACATATAGTAAATTATCAAGTACGCTCATATTATTAAAGAGTGCATAATCTTGAAATACAAACCCTATTTTCCTTTTTTGCGATGGTAAACAAAACTTCTTATCAAGCCAAATTTCATCACCTATTTGAATAGTTCCGCTAGCTTCTTCAAGACCTGCTAAAATTCTTAAAAGTGTAGTTTTTCCACTTCCGCTTTGCCCTGCAAGTGCGACAAAGTCACCATCTTCAACAGTTAGATTTACGCTCAAATCCATTTGACCGTCTGCACCATGGAGTTTTTTATTTATAGCTATTTTTATCACTTTATACTCCTATCTTTTTATTCTGTTTGCCGTTAAAAACATAAACACTAAGAAGTACCAAAAAGCTAATAACCACCATGATTGCACTGTAAATATGAGCTGAAGTATAATCCATTATTTCAACCATCTCATAAATAGCAACAGATGCTACTTTTGTCTCACCCGGGATGCTTCCTCCAACCATCAAGACAACTCCAAACTCTCCGACCGTGTGGGCAAATGTAACTATAATAGCAGTCATAAGTGCCGGTTTCATGTTTGGAAGAGCAACTTTAATTATAGTTTCAAACTTACTTTTACCGGCTAAATAGCTAGCTTCGAGCATATTTTTATTTATAGATTCAAATCCCCCTTGAAGAGGTTGCACCATAAACGGAAGAGAGTAAAAAATACTAGCTACTACAAGCCCCGTAAAGTTAAAAACAAGTTTTACCCCAAAAACATCTTCAAAAAACACCCCAATAGGAGAGTTTTGTGATAATGCCACAAGGATATAAAAACCTAAGACAGAAGGCGGCAGCACAAGAGGAAGCGCTGTTAAACTCTCCCAAAACGGCTTCATCTTTGAGTTTGTTTGAGATAGATACCAAGCCAGAGGGATACTAATAATAAAAAGTATCAAAGTTGTCAAACCCGCTAGTTTAAAAGAGATCAGAAATGGCTCAAATTCTAACTCATGAAACAGATCAATCATCACAAATCTCACTTATTGAAACTTCACTTGCTTTTATAAAAGCCATGACCCTATCTCCTGCTTTTAAATTCATTCGTTTAGATGAATCCACGGTAATAATTGACTCCAAATCAGTGTCAAAAAACTTAAGTTTTATGTTGGATAAAAGTTGCCCGTTTTCACAAGATACAATGGTTGTTTCTAGTTTATTTGAGTAACTAACCTCTCCGCTGAAATCTTTGGCAATTGCTATATGAGATGGCTTGACGGCAAGCTTCACTTTTGTTCCAACTTCGATGGCATCAGTTAAATCCAAACTCATCATAGATAAAGTTTGATTATGACAATCAAACTTTACTATATGCAAACTATTACAAGCTTCTATTTGTGTTACAGTTGCAATCAAACTGCTCATGGAACCATATATCCAAAATCAATTAGTATTTTTTTCGCTTGAGCACTTAACATAAAATCATAAAATGCTTTCGCATCACTGTTGTCTTTAGCATTTTTAATGATTACAATCCCTTGGTCAATCGGGGTGTAAAGCTTAGAATCCACATCTACCCAATGCACACCCTCTTTGTACTGAGTCATTTTAGGGCTGTAGAGTGAAGATTTTGCAATGAAGCCTATATCTGCAGCTGTTACAGCATAAGAAACTGTTTGGGAGATAGATTCTGCATATACAAATTTACCCTCTACATCAGCTAATACTCCGGCATTTTTTATAGCTTCAAGAGCCGCTTTACCGTACGGGGCAGTTTTTGGATTTGCTATTGCTATTTTCTGGATACTTTGATCTTTAAGAAGATTTATTGATTTTGAAAAATCTTTTTGACTATTGCTCAGCATCGCTAAACTTCCTTGTGCATACA from Sulfurimonas crateris encodes:
- the modA gene encoding molybdate ABC transporter substrate-binding protein, with product MKKIILSLMVLSMSLFAGTINVAVAANVSYAMDTLLEEFHKTNPDTQVKVTLGSSGKLTAQIKNGAPYQLFMAANMMFPQNLYEEGTAITVPVVYAQGSLAMLSNSQKDFSKSINLLKDQSIQKIAIANPKTAPYGKAALEAIKNAGVLADVEGKFVYAESISQTVSYAVTAADIGFIAKSSLYSPKMTQYKEGVHWVDVDSKLYTPIDQGIVIIKNAKDNSDAKAFYDFMLSAQAKKILIDFGYMVP
- a CDS encoding TOBE domain-containing protein, which gives rise to MSSLIATVTQIEACNSLHIVKFDCHNQTLSMMSLDLTDAIEVGTKVKLAVKPSHIAIAKDFSGEVSYSNKLETTIVSCENGQLLSNIKLKFFDTDLESIITVDSSKRMNLKAGDRVMAFIKASEVSISEICDD
- a CDS encoding trypsin-like peptidase domain-containing protein, translating into MNTQAILETYAENIIQIMTPYGSGTGFIVDNIIVTNSHVVAGLKEVVISAKKIKRSIAQVVYDDAYFDLAFISYDFERPKNPLILSTKRVQNGDTVVAIGHPYGLHYSATEGIVSKASRIYGELEYVQIDAAINPGNSGGPLLNTDGEVIGVNTFIIQNSNNLGFALPYFYVDEALKEYKNINAQNIIKCPFCKNLIKEEKIKNDYCPECGSKLEIAKLRRKGYNPIGSTKLLEEILESLDVNVTLARRSQASWRVDHGTARIEINYYDNGIIIGDSKLCVIPQKNISEIYDFLLNENNNLSYLRFSINENFIYLSYLIIDSSLTLKEGKTAMERLFKKANEYDDILIERFGATKQKRDEEDD
- the modB gene encoding molybdate ABC transporter permease subunit translates to MIDLFHELEFEPFLISFKLAGLTTLILFIISIPLAWYLSQTNSKMKPFWESLTALPLVLPPSVLGFYILVALSQNSPIGVFFEDVFGVKLVFNFTGLVVASIFYSLPFMVQPLQGGFESINKNMLEASYLAGKSKFETIIKVALPNMKPALMTAIIVTFAHTVGEFGVVLMVGGSIPGETKVASVAIYEMVEIMDYTSAHIYSAIMVVISFLVLLSVYVFNGKQNKKIGV
- a CDS encoding ABC transporter ATP-binding protein, with the protein product MIKIAINKKLHGADGQMDLSVNLTVEDGDFVALAGQSGSGKTTLLRILAGLEEASGTIQIGDEIWLDKKFCLPSQKRKIGFVFQDYALFNNMSVLDNLLYVHKDKRLAESLLEMTELAELKTRLPNTLSGGQKQRVSLCRAMMNKPKLLLMDEPLSALDPEMRTKLQQEILTLHKEFGTTTIMVSHDPSEIYRLAQRVIMLNFGEIVSDGSPKDILLKTSGSQKFSFEGELLDIVKVDVINIAIVSVGQQLVEVVISDDEAHSLKIGQSVSLSTKAFSPMIRGL
- a CDS encoding endonuclease/exonuclease/phosphatase family protein, producing MKIATYNVENLFDLQKSGHEYSEYIPNGSSLWNQKNYKIKLKNIAQVIKEIDADIIALQEVESLQALLDLRFTLKQHGLYYQYYSIADKKDTTIKVALLSKIPFVYSKEVSVTQTLEYRNILENKFVVNGKELYVFVNHWKSKSGAESRRIISAKALKKRVSEIGFEKNIILLGDFNSDYEEYIKFKRKRKHNDTDGITGINHILGTINQRDRASKAEYAKDSFYNLWYDADKESRYTYIYRGKKEVLDNILISQPLLDQKGISYIHGTISNFDKEYLFKKKSINRWEVSRAKVPKHKGKGYSDHLSVTAKFRVN
- a CDS encoding TOBE domain-containing protein; this translates as MNILKGDIVSIKESDSLMLVFMEVEGHIFNSLLLENSDENRLEVGMDVHLIFKETEVTLATTDSIVSERNSFVSKITHIENGKVLANIRLDFLGHDINALITKGALHGLKCKVGDEFQWIVKASEVTLQTL
- a CDS encoding sulfite exporter TauE/SafE family protein — encoded protein: MKLKSFIGGASIGSLGGLIGLGGAEFRLPFLVGVLKIDTLHAVMLNIIISLVTVFFALIFRGIDESIYSNFYIVANLLAGTLIGAYIGANKASSIDKQKLNGYIFILLVFLSFVLFSHLFFDFKSEVLLPLPIQIVLGFLLGVGIGMISSLLGVAGGELLIPTIVLLYSVDIKTAGTLSLLISFPTLLVGIYKYNKTKRLQEVFGFKEIIIYMAIGSIIGAFIGALAYGIVDALYLEALLGVILLISAYKLFSKKKA
- a CDS encoding M3 family metallopeptidase is translated as MSKFPEFKVDLKSFIKELNEKIESNNKKIEKLLKIQEKSFANFVKPLEMMEESLEQFFTPLSHLNSVKNTKQTQKIYAASLPIITEYSTKLSQNLDIYKAYKEIEKKEHKSLNQEQKRVLELNILNFELSGAHLDEKSKARLGEINIKKSELSNSFSQNLLDATNEYEYIINDAKDVEGLPQSDKESAKFKEKGVTKYRFTLQMPSYIAYMTYGKNEKIREELYRAYVTRAPQNAKIIDELLSLKDEMSSLLGFKNYASYSLASKMAKDEKSVVDFLEKLILNSRAQAKKELEELQKIAKKPLKSFDSAYYSEILKKEKYEIDEEEYRPYFEQKSVLDGMFEFLNRLFGISFKKVDEELWHKKALSYDLYLDGRLKARLYLDLEARKGKQGGAWMNNFQTHCQDEKGKEQLASAVIVCNFPPSSSKNPSLLRHDDVVTLFHEMGHALHHMLSNVSENEVSGVNGVEWDAVEFPSQFLENFAYEPSVLKLFARHYKTEEIIPDEMIDKLVESKNFLSALGMLRQLEFSLFDFKLHTKLYQGEDVQNLLDSIREDTALIKPPSYNKFQNGFAHIFAGGYAAGYYSYKWAEVLSADAFFGVVEEGIFDSEIAKKYLHIILEGGGAKSMSTLFKELMGREPNPDSLLRLNGII
- a CDS encoding DUF3373 family protein → MRKISSIALSLLLGSSLLASDAAMQEQIDMLKKEIESLKKGQEKSDALVANVQKSSAMDKVKFGIDFRNAYEMLDYQDNLNNTSAQNNSLLTSRFLLSMSASPMKGLAFKGKLAVYSTWGSHLYVDDVPLKDWSANSKADDTVMRIKEAYFVYKNKMGSQPYVFSIGRRPSSTGFLANMRENEEIEGSPLAHITNMEVNGAMLKLDWSRFIDGAYTKFVYGRAHTGDITNVYGTDSSSNFAWGPYASTESEDQDVDFFVLLGDAYNDKKHQIMYEWAHIFNTKGKNLATNANAVDAGVADLFALSYKINGLSEDKSSFLGKSIAFASIASTRYNAKSGYTLNGSSNGGTANGHSFWAGVNIPDMITEKGKIGFEYNYGSKHWTPMTWAEDTAIGSKIAVRGEAYEAYWNFDLFGVKYLPSQIRYTYAQHDYTPNVNCSGWLPVEEADLVAQNLRFFVSYRY
- a CDS encoding formate/nitrite transporter family protein gives rise to the protein MSYLVPSEFAVKMVDAGESKVYMSTKDTVIRAFMAGAILALAAAFAITVSMQTGSPLLGAILFPVGFIMLYLMGFDLLTGVFVLVPLALIDKRPGVTIKQVLRNWGLVFVGNFAGALVVAFMMSFILTYGYQIDPGEVGRKIGSIGEDRTIGYQEHGVWGWLTVLMRGMLCNWMVSMGVVGAMISTTVSGKAIAMWMPIMLFFYMGFEHSIVNMFLFPFSMIMGGDFTITEYLLWNELPVVLGNLVGGLAFTGLTLYATHIKTGAKRKL